A region of Periophthalmus magnuspinnatus isolate fPerMag1 chromosome 13, fPerMag1.2.pri, whole genome shotgun sequence DNA encodes the following proteins:
- the ckmb gene encoding creatine kinase, muscle b isoform X2, protein MAKNCHNDYKMKFSLDDEYPDLSLHNNHMAKVLNKEIYGKLRGKSTPSGFTLDDVIQTGVDNPGHPFIMTVGCVAGDEESYEVFKDLLDPVISDRHGGYKPTDKHKTDLNFENLKASDDLDPNYVLSSRVRTGRSIKGFTLPPHNSRGERRAIEKLSIEALSSLEGEFKGKYYPLTGMTDAEQEQLIADHFLFDKPVSPLLTCAGMARDWPDGRGIWHNDNKTFLVWVNEEDHLRVISMQKGGNMKEVFRRFCVGLQKIEEIFKKHNHGFMWNEHLGYILTCPSNLGTGLRGGVHVKLPKLSTHAKFEEILTRLRLQKRGTGGVDTASVGGVFDISNADRLGSSEVYQVQLVVDGVKLMVEMEKKLEKGESIDGMIPAQK, encoded by the exons ATGGCGAAGAACTGTCATAATGACTATAAAATGAAGTTCTCTCTGGATGACGAGTACCCAGACCTGTCCCTGCACAATAACCACATGGCTAAG GTGCTGAACAAGGAGATCTATGGCAAACTGAGGGGCAAGTCCACCCCCAGTGGCTTCACTCTGGATGATGTGATCCAGACTGGAGTGGACAACCCTG GTCACCCCTTCATCATGACTGTGGGTTGCGTCGCTGGTGATGAGGAGTCCTATGAGGTGTTCAAGGACCTGCTGGACCCCGTCATCTCTGACCGTCATGGTGGATACAAACCCACCGACAAGCACAAGACCGACCTCAACTTCGAGAACCTGAAGGCAA GTGATGACTTGGACCCCAACTATGTGCTGTCCAGCCGTGTGCGTACTGGCCGCAGCATCAAGGGCTTCACCCTGCCCCCCCACAACAGCCGTGGAGAGCGCAGAGCCATCGAAAAGCTGTCCATCGAGG CGCTGTCCAGCCTGGAGGGAGAGTTCAAGGGCAAGTACTACCCTTTGACTGGCATGACTGACGCCGAGCAGGAGCAGCTCATCgctgaccacttcctgtttgacaaGCCCGTGTCCCCCCTGCTGACCTGTGCTGGTATGGCCCGTGACTGGCCCGACGGCAGAGGCATCTG GCACAACGACAACAAGACCTTCTTGGTGTGGGTTAATGAGGAGGACCACCTGAGGGTCATCTCCATGCAGAAGGGTGGAAACATGAAGGAGGTGTTCAGACGCTTCTGCGTGGGTCTGCAGAAG ATTGAGGAGATCTTCAAGAAGCACAACCACGGCTTCATGTGGAACGAGCATCTGGGATACATCCTGACCTGCCCCTCCAACCTGGGCACAGGCCTGCGTGGAGGTGTGCACGTCAAGCTGCCCAAGCTCAGCACACACGCCAAGTTTGAGGAGATTCTGACCAGACTGCGTCTGCAGAAGCGTGGCACAG GTGGTGTGGACACTGCCTCCGTGGGTGGAGTGTTCGACATCTCCAACGCTGACCGTCTGGGCTCTTCTGAGGTGTACCAGGTGCAGCTTGTGGTGGATGGAGTCAAGCTGATGGTGGAGATGGAGAAGAAACTGGAAAAGGGCGAGTCCATCGATGGCATGATTCCCGCTCAGAAGTAA
- the ckmb gene encoding creatine kinase, muscle b isoform X1 — protein sequence MAKNCHNDYKMKFSLDDEYPDLSLHNNHMAKVLNKEIYGKLRGKSTPSGFTLDDVIQTGVDNPGHPFIMTVGCVAGDEESYEVFKDLLDPVISDRHGGYKPTDKHKTDLNFENLKGGDDLDPNYVLSSRVRTGRSIKGFTLPPHNSRGERRAIEKLSIEALSSLEGEFKGKYYPLTGMTDAEQEQLIADHFLFDKPVSPLLTCAGMARDWPDGRGIWHNDNKTFLVWVNEEDHLRVISMQKGGNMKEVFRRFCVGLQKIEEIFKKHNHGFMWNEHLGYILTCPSNLGTGLRGGVHVKLPKLSTHAKFEEILTRLRLQKRGTGGVDTASVGGVFDISNADRLGSSEVYQVQLVVDGVKLMVEMEKKLEKGESIDGMIPAQK from the exons ATGGCGAAGAACTGTCATAATGACTATAAAATGAAGTTCTCTCTGGATGACGAGTACCCAGACCTGTCCCTGCACAATAACCACATGGCTAAG GTGCTGAACAAGGAGATCTATGGCAAACTGAGGGGCAAGTCCACCCCCAGTGGCTTCACTCTGGATGATGTGATCCAGACTGGAGTGGACAACCCTG GTCACCCCTTCATCATGACTGTGGGTTGCGTCGCTGGTGATGAGGAGTCCTATGAGGTGTTCAAGGACCTGCTGGACCCCGTCATCTCTGACCGTCATGGTGGATACAAACCCACCGACAAGCACAAGACCGACCTCAACTTCGAGAACCTGAAG ggaGGTGATGACTTGGACCCCAACTATGTGCTGTCCAGCCGTGTGCGTACTGGCCGCAGCATCAAGGGCTTCACCCTGCCCCCCCACAACAGCCGTGGAGAGCGCAGAGCCATCGAAAAGCTGTCCATCGAGG CGCTGTCCAGCCTGGAGGGAGAGTTCAAGGGCAAGTACTACCCTTTGACTGGCATGACTGACGCCGAGCAGGAGCAGCTCATCgctgaccacttcctgtttgacaaGCCCGTGTCCCCCCTGCTGACCTGTGCTGGTATGGCCCGTGACTGGCCCGACGGCAGAGGCATCTG GCACAACGACAACAAGACCTTCTTGGTGTGGGTTAATGAGGAGGACCACCTGAGGGTCATCTCCATGCAGAAGGGTGGAAACATGAAGGAGGTGTTCAGACGCTTCTGCGTGGGTCTGCAGAAG ATTGAGGAGATCTTCAAGAAGCACAACCACGGCTTCATGTGGAACGAGCATCTGGGATACATCCTGACCTGCCCCTCCAACCTGGGCACAGGCCTGCGTGGAGGTGTGCACGTCAAGCTGCCCAAGCTCAGCACACACGCCAAGTTTGAGGAGATTCTGACCAGACTGCGTCTGCAGAAGCGTGGCACAG GTGGTGTGGACACTGCCTCCGTGGGTGGAGTGTTCGACATCTCCAACGCTGACCGTCTGGGCTCTTCTGAGGTGTACCAGGTGCAGCTTGTGGTGGATGGAGTCAAGCTGATGGTGGAGATGGAGAAGAAACTGGAAAAGGGCGAGTCCATCGATGGCATGATTCCCGCTCAGAAGTAA